The sequence below is a genomic window from Haemophilus pittmaniae.
GTGAGCCTTTCTACGCTATGGCAAGATTGTCTACTACAGTTACAGGACCAGGTCTCGCCTACGGATTTCAGCACCTGGTTAAGACCATTACAAGCCGATGTCATCTCGGATGATAGCATCGTGCTTTATGCTTCTAATGTGTTTGTTAAAAACTGGGTAGAGACCCATCATTTAGCCCAAATTCAACAGGTTTGCCAGCAGCTTACGCAAAACGCCAATTTACAAATTATTTTAAAAGAAGGCGTTAAGCCTGCCCCTAAAGTAGCACCTGCGGCACCACAAAATAGCGCCCCGGCCAATTCCCCAGCGGAGGACGACTCCGCAACTACGCCGAGTCATTTTGAATCACACCTCAACCGCAAACATTTGTTTAGTAATTTCGTTGAAGGTAAATCCAACCAATTAGCCCGTGCCGTCGGTCAAAAACTGGCGCTAGCACCGGGTGAATCCACCGCCAATCCATTCTTTTTATATGGTGGTACCGGTTTGGGTAAAACCCACTTATTACACGCTATTGGCAATGGTATTTTGGCCAATAAACCTAACGCAAGGGTGCTTTATATTCACGCGAATAACTTTATGCAGCATATGGTTAAAGCGATGCGTGATAATAAAATGGATCAATTTAAAAAATTCTACCGTTCGCTGGATGCGCTATTAGTGGACGATATTCAATTCTTTGCGGAAAAAGAAAAAACCCAAGAGGAATTCTTCCATATTTTTAATAGCCTATTTGAAACCGGCCGACAAATCATTTTAACTTCGGATCGCTATCCAAAAGAAATTGAAAAAATTGAAGAACGCTTAAAATCCCGTTTCGGTTGGGGCTTAACCACCGCGATCGAGCCACCGGATTTGGAAACCCGCGTTGCCATTTTGCTGAAAAAAGCGGAAGAACATAATATGGAATTGCCGGAGGAAGTGGCCTTCTTTATCGCGCAACGCCTACGCACCAATGTCCGTGAACTGGAAGGTGCATTAAACCGTGTGAAAGCAATGCAGGACTTCAAAGGCGGACATATCGATATCGACTTTGTACGCGATACTTTAAAAGATATTCTTGCCCTGCAAGAACGCTTGGTGACCATTGAAAATATTCAAAAAGTCGTGGCAGAATACTACCGCATTAAAGTAGCGGATTTAAAATCCAAAAGTCGCGCTCGCTCGGTGACCCGCCCTCGGCAAATTGCCATGGCATTAGCCAAGGAACTCACCAATCGCAGTCTACCGGAAATCGGCCGCGCCTTTGATCGCGACCACACCACCGTACTCAACGCCTGCCGTGAAGTACCCAAATTCCGCGAAAAAGATAACAGCATTCAAGAAGATTGGGCGAATCTGATTCGTACCTTATCAGCATAAGGAGCCAACCGATGCAATTTAGTATTTCCCGTGAAAATCTATTAAAGCCATTGCAACAAGTATGTGGTGTGTTAAGCAATCGCCCAAATATTCCGGTGTTAAATAATGTGCTACTGCAAATCGAAGACAATCGCCTGACTATTACCGGTACCGATTTGGAAGTTGAGCTTTCCAGCCGTACCCAACTTTCCTCGTCTACGGCTAATGGC
It includes:
- the dnaA gene encoding chromosomal replication initiator protein DnaA — translated: MSLSTLWQDCLLQLQDQVSPTDFSTWLRPLQADVISDDSIVLYASNVFVKNWVETHHLAQIQQVCQQLTQNANLQIILKEGVKPAPKVAPAAPQNSAPANSPAEDDSATTPSHFESHLNRKHLFSNFVEGKSNQLARAVGQKLALAPGESTANPFFLYGGTGLGKTHLLHAIGNGILANKPNARVLYIHANNFMQHMVKAMRDNKMDQFKKFYRSLDALLVDDIQFFAEKEKTQEEFFHIFNSLFETGRQIILTSDRYPKEIEKIEERLKSRFGWGLTTAIEPPDLETRVAILLKKAEEHNMELPEEVAFFIAQRLRTNVRELEGALNRVKAMQDFKGGHIDIDFVRDTLKDILALQERLVTIENIQKVVAEYYRIKVADLKSKSRARSVTRPRQIAMALAKELTNRSLPEIGRAFDRDHTTVLNACREVPKFREKDNSIQEDWANLIRTLSA